One window of Akkermansia biwaensis genomic DNA carries:
- a CDS encoding sulfatase-like hydrolase/transferase → MMHTFLRLFLQTALLMTAGLSQAAVTPPKPNIILIYADDMGMGLLGCYGESLVKTPNIDRLAEQGVMFTRCYSSQYCCPARASLLMGVHDSHSKSYSETPGGLVITAEKQGWSNEEFEQKAARRAGIKPTPQEVFLPEMLKKAGYVTAQFGKLDWGFTTWHGELQRHGWDHYVGYMDHVRAHGYYPSFLWKNGERLPLEGNTHADAGKTPENYSQGATEKRRGNREGKVTYAPDVMLRETLKFMEENRKKPMFIFFSTNLPHGPVDILPAENVYAGNPEIRKAYANASGGNKECGAAAEEYASMVDKLDRQVGAIVAQVHKLGLEKHTMIIFASDNGHEIYYRTDKGRGRGLDYHGGVVDKNGELLDIFRGNRGKVGLKNAMVNLAGLKWTNHEGGIRVPMIVSWPGTLPHGKVCHGLVANYDHMATFADLAGVRMPEGKDAVSYKNMLLGKPGKLRDYIVIDHTIITGDGWKLTMKNGQWLLFQISRDPEERNNLAEKQPKQLERLQAIYKKEAGSPRKDR, encoded by the coding sequence ATGATGCACACTTTCCTGCGACTCTTCCTGCAGACGGCCCTTTTGATGACCGCCGGCCTATCCCAGGCAGCCGTAACCCCGCCCAAACCCAACATCATCCTCATTTATGCGGACGACATGGGCATGGGACTGCTGGGATGCTACGGCGAGAGCCTCGTCAAAACGCCCAATATCGACCGTCTTGCCGAACAGGGCGTCATGTTCACCAGGTGCTACAGCAGCCAGTACTGCTGCCCGGCGCGCGCCTCCCTGCTCATGGGCGTGCATGACAGCCACTCCAAATCCTACTCGGAAACTCCCGGAGGCCTGGTCATCACGGCGGAAAAACAAGGCTGGAGCAATGAGGAATTTGAACAAAAGGCCGCCCGGAGGGCAGGCATCAAGCCCACCCCGCAGGAAGTATTCCTCCCGGAAATGCTGAAAAAGGCCGGCTACGTGACAGCCCAGTTCGGAAAACTGGACTGGGGCTTCACCACCTGGCACGGGGAGTTGCAGCGCCACGGCTGGGACCACTACGTAGGCTACATGGACCATGTGCGCGCCCACGGCTACTATCCCTCCTTCCTCTGGAAAAACGGAGAACGCCTGCCGCTGGAAGGAAACACGCACGCCGATGCGGGAAAAACTCCGGAAAACTACTCCCAGGGCGCTACGGAAAAACGCCGCGGCAACCGGGAGGGCAAAGTCACCTACGCCCCGGACGTCATGCTGCGGGAAACCCTCAAATTCATGGAGGAAAACCGCAAAAAGCCCATGTTCATCTTCTTCTCCACCAACCTTCCCCACGGGCCGGTGGACATCCTCCCCGCGGAAAACGTCTATGCCGGGAACCCGGAAATACGCAAGGCCTACGCCAACGCCTCCGGCGGCAACAAGGAATGCGGCGCGGCGGCGGAGGAATACGCCTCCATGGTGGACAAGCTGGACAGGCAGGTGGGGGCTATCGTCGCCCAGGTGCACAAGCTGGGCCTGGAGAAACACACCATGATCATCTTCGCTTCCGACAACGGGCATGAAATCTACTACCGCACGGACAAGGGCCGAGGCCGCGGCCTCGACTACCACGGCGGGGTAGTGGATAAAAACGGGGAACTGCTGGACATCTTCCGCGGCAACCGCGGGAAAGTGGGCCTGAAAAATGCCATGGTCAACTTGGCGGGACTCAAATGGACCAACCACGAAGGAGGCATCCGCGTTCCCATGATCGTTTCCTGGCCGGGAACCCTCCCGCACGGAAAAGTCTGCCACGGCCTGGTGGCCAATTACGACCACATGGCCACCTTTGCCGACCTGGCGGGAGTCCGCATGCCTGAGGGCAAGGACGCCGTCTCCTACAAAAACATGCTGCTGGGCAAACCGGGCAAATTGAGGGACTACATCGTCATCGACCACACGATCATCACCGGAGACGGCTGGAAACTGACCATGAAAAACGGCCAGTGGCTCCTGTTCCAGATCAGCAGGGACCCGGAAGAAAGGAACAATCTGGCGGAAAAACAGCCAAAACAACTGGAACGGCTCCAGGCCATTTACAAAAAGGAAGCGGGTAGTCCGCGGAAAGACAGGTAA